The following proteins are co-located in the Fusarium verticillioides 7600 chromosome 7, whole genome shotgun sequence genome:
- a CDS encoding sterol carrier protein 2: MPDKKKSPAYVLGVGMTKFIKPRGKVDYTELGFEAGIKALLDAQINYDDVDQGVACYCYGDSTCGQRVFYQFGMTQIPVYNVNNNCSTGSTGLNMARTLVQHGAADCVMVVGFEKMAAGSLQSNFKDRENPTGTTIKMMAETRGVTNAPGAAQMFGNAGREYMEKYGATAEDFAEIARINHAHSPKNPYSQFQQVYTKEQVLQSPMIHEPLTKLQCCPTSDGGAAAIIVSEAFLNARPHLREQAVEIAGQHLATDAPSLFSQSSIDLMGYEMSQRAMKEATQQAGISPRDCQVVELHDCFSANEMITIDALGLCDKGKAHELVRSGDITYGGKYVINPSGGLISKGHPLGATGIAQCAELVWHLRGWANNRAVPNTRYCLQHNLGLGGAAVVTVYKRADGGVAQAVNSTMVGNRNKLGYNPAVEAKGFTQEQVDLVRSKKNRSEWALQDVEKKVEARF, translated from the exons atgCCTGACAAGAAAAAGTCACCCGCCTACGTCCTCGGCGTGGGCAtgaccaagttcatcaaacCCCGTGGCAAAGTCGACTACACCGAGCTCGGTTTCGAAGCCGGTATCAaagctcttcttgatgcccagATCAACTACGATGATGTTGACCAAGGCGTTGCATGCTACTGCTACGGCGACAGCACATGCGGCCAGCGCGTCTTCTACCAGTTCGGCATGACCCAAATTCCTGTCTACAacgtcaacaacaactgcTCAACAGGCAGCACTGGCCTCAACATGGCCAGAACCCTTGTTCAGCACGGTGCTGCTGACTGTGTCATGGTCGTGGGCTTCGAGAAGATGGCCGCGGGCAGTCTGCAGAGCAACTTTAAGGATAGAGAGAACCCTACTGGGACGacgatcaagatgatggctgagacTAGGGGCGTCACTAATGCTCCTGGGGCTGCTCAGATGTTTGGTAATGCCGGAAGAGAGTACATGGAGAA ATACGGAGCAACGGCTGAGGACTTTGCAGAGATTGCACGCATCAACCATGCCCACTCCCCCAAGAACCCCTACTCTCAGTTCCAACAAGTCTACACCAAGGAGCAAGTCCTCCAATCTCCCATGATTCACGAGCCCCTCACCAAACTCCAATGCTGCCCAACTTCAGACGGCGGCGCAGCAGCCATCATTGTATCTGAAGCCTTCCTCAACGCTCGTCCTCACCTGCGAGAACAGGCTGTCGAGATCGCAGGCCAGCATCTCGCAACTGATGcaccaagtctcttctccCAAAGCTCCATTGACCTGATGGGCTATGAGATGTCTCAGCGTGCTATGAAGGAGGCTACTCAACAAGCTGGTATTTCACCTCGTGATTGTCAGGTCGTTGAGTTACATGATTGTTTCAGTGCAAACGAGATGATCACCATTGACGCTCTTGGTCTCTGTGACAAGGGTAAAGCACACGAGCTCGTTCGCTCAGGAGATATCACCTACGGAGGAAAATACGTCATCAACCCTTCGGGCGGTCTAATCTCCAAGGGTCATCCCCTCGGCGCAACAGGCATTGCGCAATGCGCTGAGTTGGTCTGGCATCTTCGAGGCTGGGCCAACAACCGTGCTGTGCCCAACACACGGTACTGTCTTCAGCACAAtctcggtcttggaggcGCAGCAGTGGTTACTGTTTACAAGAGAGCAGACGGGGGGGTTGCTCAGGCTGTGAACTCGACCATGGTTGGTAACAGGAACAAGTTGGGATATAACCCTGCTGTTGAGGCCAAGGGGTTCACCCAGGAGCAGGTTGATTTGgtgaggagcaagaagaacaggagTGAGTGGGCGTTGCAGgacgttgagaagaaggttgaggcGAGGTTTTAA